In the genome of Pseudomonas putida, one region contains:
- a CDS encoding TetR/AcrR family transcriptional regulator: MSNIRERNRRLIVEAAAVEFASKGFEASKVEDIAARAGLPKANLYYYFENKRDLYACVLDSVMEPVLRAARSLDPQALPEQALQRYIRVKMRVVRQYPHACKALVREMLHGAHHVSGRRAETLRDTARQNLHCLTAWMDKGLITRTAPEHLLLFLWSMPMAHILVADQPGLTQPRGSSQSTVMRIVLRGLRPEVVASAT; encoded by the coding sequence ATGTCCAACATTCGCGAGCGTAACCGCCGCCTCATCGTCGAGGCCGCCGCCGTCGAATTCGCCAGCAAGGGGTTCGAGGCCTCCAAGGTCGAAGACATCGCCGCCCGCGCCGGCCTGCCGAAGGCCAACCTCTACTACTACTTCGAAAACAAACGCGACCTCTATGCCTGCGTGCTCGACAGCGTCATGGAGCCGGTCCTGCGTGCGGCGCGCAGCCTGGACCCACAGGCCTTGCCCGAGCAGGCGTTGCAGCGGTACATCCGCGTGAAGATGCGGGTCGTCAGGCAGTACCCGCACGCCTGCAAGGCGCTGGTGCGGGAGATGCTCCACGGCGCCCACCACGTTTCGGGGCGACGCGCCGAGACCCTGCGCGACACCGCCCGCCAGAACCTGCACTGCCTCACGGCCTGGATGGACAAAGGGCTGATCACCCGCACCGCGCCGGAACACCTGCTGCTGTTTTTGTGGTCGATGCCGATGGCGCACATTCTGGTGGCCGATCAGCCAGGGCTGACGCAACCGCGTGGATCGTCGCAGAGCACCGTGATGCGGATCGTGTTGCGTGGGTTACGCCCAGAGGTAGTGGCGAGCGCCACATAG